One window from the genome of Mucilaginibacter ginsenosidivorans encodes:
- a CDS encoding peptidase domain-containing ABC transporter, which produces MAFNLYRQLDGMDCGPSCLRMVAKHYGRNFNLRTLSELCGFNREGISLLGLSDASEKIGFRSLGVKLTADQLKQAELPCILHWRQNHFVVLYKIKGDKYYLADPASGLQMLEGPDFKRAFVSDEDMGVALLLSPTPQFYEQDDEKGSEVRWSFLLRYLITYRKLVIQLLFGLGIGSVLQLITPFLTQSVVDIGINTRNLNFIYIILIAQSMLIIGRVSVEFIRSWILLHISTRVNISILTDFLIKLMKLPMNFFDTKMTGDIMQRMNDQKKIESFLTGSTLSTVFSLFNLLVFSVVLAYYNVAIFFVFVVSSILYTSWILIFLKRRRVLNYKSFEVSARNQSSIVQLVSGMQEIKLNNCEQQKRWEWEHIQARLFKFNVKNLALNQYQQGGSTFINEGTNLLITFLSAKAVIDGNLTLGAMMAVQYIIGQLNSPIQQFLGFIQGYQDAKISLERLNEIHQMDDEEPAGKEWNHTLPENRSISLNAVTFRYPGAGNEPVLEHIDLHISQGKTTAIVGMSGSGKTTILKLLLRFYLPEKGEIKVGEQSLNNIGFKTWRGQCGVVMQDGFIFSDSIERNIAVGDDYPDKIKLRHAIKVANIQDFIDGLPLGLNTRIGAEGNGISQGQRQRILIARAVYKNPEYIFFDEATNALDANNERVIMNNLQEFFAGRTVIVVAHRLSTVSHADNIIVLDKGRIIEQGTHQELTALKGDYYKLVKNQLELGT; this is translated from the coding sequence ATGGCCTTTAACCTTTATAGACAATTGGACGGTATGGACTGCGGTCCGTCATGCCTGCGTATGGTGGCCAAACATTATGGCCGCAATTTCAATCTGCGCACTTTAAGCGAGCTTTGCGGTTTTAACCGCGAGGGTATATCCTTGCTGGGGCTGAGCGACGCATCCGAAAAGATCGGGTTCCGTTCGCTTGGCGTAAAATTGACTGCCGATCAATTAAAACAGGCCGAGTTACCCTGTATCCTGCATTGGCGCCAAAACCATTTTGTAGTATTATATAAGATCAAAGGTGACAAATATTACCTGGCCGACCCGGCGAGCGGCTTGCAAATGCTGGAAGGGCCTGATTTTAAGCGGGCTTTTGTAAGCGACGAAGATATGGGGGTTGCCCTGCTGCTAAGCCCTACTCCTCAATTTTACGAGCAGGATGACGAAAAAGGGAGCGAGGTGCGCTGGTCGTTCCTGCTGCGTTATCTTATCACCTATCGTAAATTGGTTATACAATTGCTGTTCGGTTTGGGTATAGGCAGCGTACTACAACTAATCACACCATTTTTAACCCAGTCGGTGGTCGATATTGGCATCAACACGCGTAACCTTAATTTCATTTATATTATTCTGATCGCTCAAAGCATGCTCATAATCGGGCGTGTAAGTGTCGAGTTTATCCGCTCGTGGATATTGCTGCATATCAGTACACGGGTTAACATATCAATCCTCACGGATTTTCTCATCAAGCTGATGAAGCTGCCGATGAACTTCTTCGATACTAAAATGACCGGCGATATTATGCAGCGAATGAACGACCAGAAAAAGATAGAAAGCTTTCTGACGGGTTCTACCCTCAGCACCGTTTTTTCTTTGTTCAATCTGCTTGTGTTTTCAGTTGTACTGGCATATTATAACGTCGCTATTTTCTTCGTATTTGTTGTAAGCAGTATATTATACACCAGCTGGATACTCATATTTTTAAAACGCCGCAGGGTGCTCAATTATAAAAGCTTCGAAGTATCGGCCAGGAACCAAAGCAGTATAGTACAATTGGTAAGCGGCATGCAGGAGATAAAGCTAAACAATTGCGAACAGCAAAAACGCTGGGAATGGGAGCATATACAGGCCCGCCTTTTTAAATTCAACGTCAAGAACCTGGCGCTGAACCAGTACCAGCAGGGCGGTTCTACCTTTATTAACGAAGGAACGAACTTACTGATCACCTTTTTAAGTGCTAAAGCAGTTATTGACGGTAATCTTACGCTGGGAGCGATGATGGCTGTGCAGTATATTATCGGGCAACTAAACAGCCCGATACAGCAATTTTTAGGGTTTATACAGGGCTACCAGGATGCTAAGATAAGCCTGGAACGTTTAAACGAGATCCACCAGATGGATGATGAAGAACCAGCGGGCAAGGAATGGAACCACACCCTGCCCGAAAACAGGAGCATCAGCCTAAATGCTGTTACTTTTCGCTATCCCGGCGCCGGTAACGAACCTGTTTTAGAGCATATTGACCTGCACATTTCCCAGGGTAAAACAACAGCCATTGTAGGCATGAGCGGGAGTGGTAAAACGACGATTTTAAAATTACTGCTTAGGTTTTACCTTCCTGAAAAAGGAGAGATAAAGGTTGGCGAGCAATCACTAAATAATATCGGTTTTAAAACCTGGCGTGGCCAGTGCGGGGTAGTAATGCAGGATGGCTTTATTTTTTCGGATTCCATAGAAAGAAACATTGCCGTAGGCGATGATTACCCGGACAAAATAAAACTGCGCCATGCCATTAAAGTAGCTAACATACAGGACTTTATCGACGGGTTGCCTTTGGGCCTGAATACGAGGATAGGTGCCGAGGGTAATGGCATAAGCCAGGGGCAGCGCCAGCGCATACTGATAGCCAGGGCCGTTTATAAAAATCCCGAATACATCTTTTTTGATGAGGCAACCAACGCCCTCGACGCCAATAATGAGCGGGTAATTATGAATAACCTGCAGGAGTTTTTTGCAGGACGAACGGTGATCGTTGTGGCGCACCGCTTAAGTACGGTTAGCCACGCAGACAATATAATTGTACTCGACAAAGGCCGTATCATTGAGCAGGGTACGCATCAGGAGTTGACAGCGCTAAAAGGCGATTATTATAAATTAGTTAAAAACCAATTAGAGTTAGGGACATAA
- a CDS encoding DUF6625 family protein — translation MKPDKSLALLVCYFGKLPWYFDYFVYSCKYNPTVDFFIITDNIDFCKPLPKNVNLIYKTLDEISILATERLGFPVCISYGYKLCDFKPAYGIIFSDILKGYDWWGHIDLDIIFGDIRTFMTDELLSSYDLVSVRPDWLPGCFLLFKNTEKTNTLFTHSKDFKKVFSNDKHYCFDETNFAHDDFTDGKSYLDVNTEIESMMHVVKRLEGAGYIKSYFDLHIIEGVPGKLKWENGKLYYRGKYEILLYHLISLKKSYTPKNNLIKIPGSFAISPSKIYNIKNSKIVVDGL, via the coding sequence ATGAAACCGGATAAAAGCCTCGCCTTGCTCGTCTGCTACTTCGGTAAACTGCCCTGGTATTTTGACTATTTTGTTTACTCATGCAAATACAACCCAACAGTTGATTTCTTTATTATTACCGACAACATCGATTTTTGCAAACCCTTGCCCAAAAATGTAAACCTGATCTATAAAACGCTTGATGAAATAAGCATCCTGGCTACCGAAAGACTAGGGTTCCCTGTGTGTATATCTTACGGGTACAAACTTTGTGATTTTAAGCCGGCATACGGAATTATATTTTCAGATATACTAAAAGGTTATGATTGGTGGGGCCATATCGACCTTGACATCATCTTCGGCGATATCCGCACTTTTATGACTGATGAACTATTAAGTAGTTACGACCTGGTGAGTGTCAGGCCCGATTGGCTGCCCGGATGTTTTTTGTTATTTAAAAATACGGAAAAAACAAATACCCTTTTTACCCATAGTAAAGACTTTAAAAAAGTCTTCAGCAACGATAAGCATTATTGTTTCGACGAAACCAATTTCGCTCATGACGATTTTACGGATGGCAAATCGTACCTTGATGTCAATACTGAAATTGAGAGTATGATGCATGTGGTAAAAAGATTGGAAGGGGCCGGATACATTAAATCTTATTTTGACCTGCACATTATTGAAGGTGTTCCTGGCAAATTGAAATGGGAAAACGGGAAACTGTACTATCGCGGTAAGTATGAAATACTTTTATACCATTTGATAAGTTTAAAAAAGAGTTATACGCCAAAAAACAACCTGATTAAAATACCAGGTAGCTTCGCCATTAGCCCTTCAAAAATTTATAATATCAAAAACTCCAAAATCGTGGTAGATGGCCTTTAA